In one Macaca fascicularis isolate 582-1 chromosome 6, T2T-MFA8v1.1 genomic region, the following are encoded:
- the HDAC3 gene encoding histone deacetylase 3 isoform X4, translating into MEIGGIWGGEGGMGRAQTEAGGFQLIPLPCSPVFPGLFEFCSRYTGASLQGATQLNNKICDIAINWAGGLHHAKKFEASGFCYVNDIVIGILELLKYHPRVLYIDIDIHHGDGVQEAFYLTDRVMTVSFHKYGNYFFPGTGDMYEVGAESGRYYCLNVPLRDGIDDQSYKHLFQPVINQVVDFYQPTCIVLQCGADSLGCDRLGCFNLSIRGHGECVEYVKSFNIPLLVLGGGGYTVRNVARCWTYETSLLVEEAISEELPYSEYFEYFAPDFTLHPDVSTRIENQNSRQYLDQIRQTIFENLKMLNHAPSVQIHDVPADLLTYDRTDEADAEERGPEENYSRPEAPNEFYDGDHDNDKESDVEI; encoded by the exons ATGGAGATTGGAGGAatctggggtggggagggaggtatGGGAAGGGCccagacagaggcaggagggttCCAACTTATTCCTCTTCCCTGCAGCCCAGTGTTTCCCGGGCTCTTTGAGTTCTGCTCGCGTTACACAGGCGCATCTCTGCAAGGAGCAACCCAGCTGAACAACAAG ATCTGTGATATTGCCATTAACTGGGCTGGTGGTCTGCACCATGCCAAGAAGTTTGAG GCCTCTGGCTTCTGCTATGTCAACGACATTGTGATTGGCATCCTGGAGCTGCTCAA GTACCACCCTCGGGTGCTTTACATTGATATTGACATCCACCATGGTGACGGGGTTCAGGAAGCTTTCTACCTCACTGACCGGGTCATGACGGTGTCCTTCCACAAATACGGAAATTACTTCTTCCCTGGCACAG GTGACATGTATGAAGTCGGGGCAGAGAGTGGCCGCTACTACTGTCTGAATGTGCCCCTGCGGGATGGCATTGATGACCAGA GTTACAAGCACCTTTTCCAGCCGGTTATCAACCAGGTAGTGGACTTCTACCAACCCACGTGCATTGTGCTCCAG TGTGGAGCTGACTCTCTGGGCTGTGATCGATTGGGCTGCTTTAACCTCAGCATCCGAGGGCATGG GGAATGCGTCGAATATGTCAAGAGCTTCAATATCCCTCTACTGGTGCTGGGTGGTGGTGGTTATACTGTCCGAAATGTTGCCCGTTGCTG GACATATGAGACATCGCTGCTGGTAGAAGAGGCCATTAGTGAGGAGCTTCCCTATAGTG AATACTTCGAGTACTTTGCCCCAGACTTCACACTTCATCCAGATGTCAGCACTCGCATCGAGAATCAGAACTCACGCCAG TATCTGGACCAGATCCGCCAGACAATCTTTGAAAACCTGAAGATGCTGAACCATGCACCTAGTGTCCAGATTCATGACGTGCCTGCAGACCTCCTGACCTATGACAGGACTGATGAGGCTGATGCAGAGGAGAGGGGTCCTGAGGAGAACTATAGCAG GCCAGAGGCACCCAATGAGTTCTATGATGGAGACCATGACAATGACAAGGAAAGTGATGTGGAGATTTAA
- the HDAC3 gene encoding histone deacetylase 3 isoform X8, producing the protein MCPCGMALMTRVPIFGPLPGYKHLFQPVINQVVDFYQPTCIVLQCGADSLGCDRLGCFNLSIRGHGECVEYVKSFNIPLLVLGGGGYTVRNVARCWTYETSLLVEEAISEELPYSEYFEYFAPDFTLHPDVSTRIENQNSRQYLDQIRQTIFENLKMLNHAPSVQIHDVPADLLTYDRTDEADAEERGPEENYSRPEAPNEFYDGDHDNDKESDVEI; encoded by the exons ATGTGCCCCTGCGGGATGGCATTGATGACCAGA GTGCCCATCTTTGGCCCTCTCCCAGGTTACAAGCACCTTTTCCAGCCGGTTATCAACCAGGTAGTGGACTTCTACCAACCCACGTGCATTGTGCTCCAG TGTGGAGCTGACTCTCTGGGCTGTGATCGATTGGGCTGCTTTAACCTCAGCATCCGAGGGCATGG GGAATGCGTCGAATATGTCAAGAGCTTCAATATCCCTCTACTGGTGCTGGGTGGTGGTGGTTATACTGTCCGAAATGTTGCCCGTTGCTG GACATATGAGACATCGCTGCTGGTAGAAGAGGCCATTAGTGAGGAGCTTCCCTATAGTG AATACTTCGAGTACTTTGCCCCAGACTTCACACTTCATCCAGATGTCAGCACTCGCATCGAGAATCAGAACTCACGCCAG TATCTGGACCAGATCCGCCAGACAATCTTTGAAAACCTGAAGATGCTGAACCATGCACCTAGTGTCCAGATTCATGACGTGCCTGCAGACCTCCTGACCTATGACAGGACTGATGAGGCTGATGCAGAGGAGAGGGGTCCTGAGGAGAACTATAGCAG GCCAGAGGCACCCAATGAGTTCTATGATGGAGACCATGACAATGACAAGGAAAGTGATGTGGAGATTTAA
- the HDAC3 gene encoding histone deacetylase 3 isoform X6, with protein MTVSFHKYGNYFFPGTGDMYEVGAESGRYYCLNVPLRDGIDDQSYKHLFQPVINQVVDFYQPTCIVLQCGADSLGCDRLGCFNLSIRGHGECVEYVKSFNIPLLVLGGGGYTVRNVARCWTYETSLLVEEAISEELPYSEYFEYFAPDFTLHPDVSTRIENQNSRQYLDQIRQTIFENLKMLNHAPSVQIHDVPADLLTYDRTDEADAEERGPEENYSRPEAPNEFYDGDHDNDKESDVEI; from the exons ATGACGGTGTCCTTCCACAAATACGGAAATTACTTCTTCCCTGGCACAG GTGACATGTATGAAGTCGGGGCAGAGAGTGGCCGCTACTACTGTCTGAATGTGCCCCTGCGGGATGGCATTGATGACCAGA GTTACAAGCACCTTTTCCAGCCGGTTATCAACCAGGTAGTGGACTTCTACCAACCCACGTGCATTGTGCTCCAG TGTGGAGCTGACTCTCTGGGCTGTGATCGATTGGGCTGCTTTAACCTCAGCATCCGAGGGCATGG GGAATGCGTCGAATATGTCAAGAGCTTCAATATCCCTCTACTGGTGCTGGGTGGTGGTGGTTATACTGTCCGAAATGTTGCCCGTTGCTG GACATATGAGACATCGCTGCTGGTAGAAGAGGCCATTAGTGAGGAGCTTCCCTATAGTG AATACTTCGAGTACTTTGCCCCAGACTTCACACTTCATCCAGATGTCAGCACTCGCATCGAGAATCAGAACTCACGCCAG TATCTGGACCAGATCCGCCAGACAATCTTTGAAAACCTGAAGATGCTGAACCATGCACCTAGTGTCCAGATTCATGACGTGCCTGCAGACCTCCTGACCTATGACAGGACTGATGAGGCTGATGCAGAGGAGAGGGGTCCTGAGGAGAACTATAGCAG GCCAGAGGCACCCAATGAGTTCTATGATGGAGACCATGACAATGACAAGGAAAGTGATGTGGAGATTTAA
- the HDAC3 gene encoding histone deacetylase 3 isoform X3, whose protein sequence is MEIGGIWGGEGGMGRAQTEAGGFQLIPLPCSPVFPGLFEFCSRYTGASLQGATQLNNKICDIAINWAGGLHHAKKFEASGFCYVNDIVIGILELLKYHPRVLYIDIDIHHGDGVQEAFYLTDRVMTVSFHKYGNYFFPGTGDMYEVGAESGRYYCLNVPLRDGIDDQSYKHLFQPVINQVVDFYQPTCIVLQCGADSLGCDRLGCFNLSIRGHGECVEYVKSFNIPLLVLGGGGYTVRNVARCWTYETSLLVEEAISEELPYSEYFEYFAPDFTLHPDVSTRIENQNSRQYLDQIRQTIFENLKMLNHAPSVQIHDVPADLLTYDRTDEADAEERGPEENYSRSGSRDFSLLPIGLLGRFKREKARGTQ, encoded by the exons ATGGAGATTGGAGGAatctggggtggggagggaggtatGGGAAGGGCccagacagaggcaggagggttCCAACTTATTCCTCTTCCCTGCAGCCCAGTGTTTCCCGGGCTCTTTGAGTTCTGCTCGCGTTACACAGGCGCATCTCTGCAAGGAGCAACCCAGCTGAACAACAAG ATCTGTGATATTGCCATTAACTGGGCTGGTGGTCTGCACCATGCCAAGAAGTTTGAG GCCTCTGGCTTCTGCTATGTCAACGACATTGTGATTGGCATCCTGGAGCTGCTCAA GTACCACCCTCGGGTGCTTTACATTGATATTGACATCCACCATGGTGACGGGGTTCAGGAAGCTTTCTACCTCACTGACCGGGTCATGACGGTGTCCTTCCACAAATACGGAAATTACTTCTTCCCTGGCACAG GTGACATGTATGAAGTCGGGGCAGAGAGTGGCCGCTACTACTGTCTGAATGTGCCCCTGCGGGATGGCATTGATGACCAGA GTTACAAGCACCTTTTCCAGCCGGTTATCAACCAGGTAGTGGACTTCTACCAACCCACGTGCATTGTGCTCCAG TGTGGAGCTGACTCTCTGGGCTGTGATCGATTGGGCTGCTTTAACCTCAGCATCCGAGGGCATGG GGAATGCGTCGAATATGTCAAGAGCTTCAATATCCCTCTACTGGTGCTGGGTGGTGGTGGTTATACTGTCCGAAATGTTGCCCGTTGCTG GACATATGAGACATCGCTGCTGGTAGAAGAGGCCATTAGTGAGGAGCTTCCCTATAGTG AATACTTCGAGTACTTTGCCCCAGACTTCACACTTCATCCAGATGTCAGCACTCGCATCGAGAATCAGAACTCACGCCAG TATCTGGACCAGATCCGCCAGACAATCTTTGAAAACCTGAAGATGCTGAACCATGCACCTAGTGTCCAGATTCATGACGTGCCTGCAGACCTCCTGACCTATGACAGGACTGATGAGGCTGATGCAGAGGAGAGGGGTCCTGAGGAGAACTATAGCAGGTCTGGGAGCAGGGACTTCAGCCTACTTCCAATAGGCTTGCTGGGGAGGTTTAAAAGGGAAAAA GCCAGAGGCACCCAATGA
- the HDAC3 gene encoding histone deacetylase 3 isoform X5, translated as MTVSFHKYGNYFFPGTGDMYEVGAESGRYYCLNVPLRDGIDDQSYKHLFQPVINQVVDFYQPTCIVLQCGADSLGCDRLGCFNLSIRGHGECVEYVKSFNIPLLVLGGGGYTVRNVARCWTYETSLLVEEAISEELPYSEYFEYFAPDFTLHPDVSTRIENQNSRQYLDQIRQTIFENLKMLNHAPSVQIHDVPADLLTYDRTDEADAEERGPEENYSRSGSRDFSLLPIGLLGRFKREKARGTQ; from the exons ATGACGGTGTCCTTCCACAAATACGGAAATTACTTCTTCCCTGGCACAG GTGACATGTATGAAGTCGGGGCAGAGAGTGGCCGCTACTACTGTCTGAATGTGCCCCTGCGGGATGGCATTGATGACCAGA GTTACAAGCACCTTTTCCAGCCGGTTATCAACCAGGTAGTGGACTTCTACCAACCCACGTGCATTGTGCTCCAG TGTGGAGCTGACTCTCTGGGCTGTGATCGATTGGGCTGCTTTAACCTCAGCATCCGAGGGCATGG GGAATGCGTCGAATATGTCAAGAGCTTCAATATCCCTCTACTGGTGCTGGGTGGTGGTGGTTATACTGTCCGAAATGTTGCCCGTTGCTG GACATATGAGACATCGCTGCTGGTAGAAGAGGCCATTAGTGAGGAGCTTCCCTATAGTG AATACTTCGAGTACTTTGCCCCAGACTTCACACTTCATCCAGATGTCAGCACTCGCATCGAGAATCAGAACTCACGCCAG TATCTGGACCAGATCCGCCAGACAATCTTTGAAAACCTGAAGATGCTGAACCATGCACCTAGTGTCCAGATTCATGACGTGCCTGCAGACCTCCTGACCTATGACAGGACTGATGAGGCTGATGCAGAGGAGAGGGGTCCTGAGGAGAACTATAGCAGGTCTGGGAGCAGGGACTTCAGCCTACTTCCAATAGGCTTGCTGGGGAGGTTTAAAAGGGAAAAA GCCAGAGGCACCCAATGA
- the HDAC3 gene encoding histone deacetylase 3 isoform X7 produces MCPCGMALMTRVPIFGPLPGYKHLFQPVINQVVDFYQPTCIVLQCGADSLGCDRLGCFNLSIRGHGECVEYVKSFNIPLLVLGGGGYTVRNVARCWTYETSLLVEEAISEELPYSEYFEYFAPDFTLHPDVSTRIENQNSRQYLDQIRQTIFENLKMLNHAPSVQIHDVPADLLTYDRTDEADAEERGPEENYSRSGSRDFSLLPIGLLGRFKREKARGTQ; encoded by the exons ATGTGCCCCTGCGGGATGGCATTGATGACCAGA GTGCCCATCTTTGGCCCTCTCCCAGGTTACAAGCACCTTTTCCAGCCGGTTATCAACCAGGTAGTGGACTTCTACCAACCCACGTGCATTGTGCTCCAG TGTGGAGCTGACTCTCTGGGCTGTGATCGATTGGGCTGCTTTAACCTCAGCATCCGAGGGCATGG GGAATGCGTCGAATATGTCAAGAGCTTCAATATCCCTCTACTGGTGCTGGGTGGTGGTGGTTATACTGTCCGAAATGTTGCCCGTTGCTG GACATATGAGACATCGCTGCTGGTAGAAGAGGCCATTAGTGAGGAGCTTCCCTATAGTG AATACTTCGAGTACTTTGCCCCAGACTTCACACTTCATCCAGATGTCAGCACTCGCATCGAGAATCAGAACTCACGCCAG TATCTGGACCAGATCCGCCAGACAATCTTTGAAAACCTGAAGATGCTGAACCATGCACCTAGTGTCCAGATTCATGACGTGCCTGCAGACCTCCTGACCTATGACAGGACTGATGAGGCTGATGCAGAGGAGAGGGGTCCTGAGGAGAACTATAGCAGGTCTGGGAGCAGGGACTTCAGCCTACTTCCAATAGGCTTGCTGGGGAGGTTTAAAAGGGAAAAA GCCAGAGGCACCCAATGA